From Antedon mediterranea chromosome 9, ecAntMedi1.1, whole genome shotgun sequence, a single genomic window includes:
- the LOC140059014 gene encoding monoglyceride lipase-like: MTDVKTKSALSPQGKPYDELSHFINADGNHIFTKCWEPSADVETRALVLIAHGISEHCGRYDPLAEVLVAKGIRTFAHDHLGHGQSEGARIDVTDFNIFVRDVLQHAGMIKEKHSGLPLFLIGHSMGGTIAILSMNKKPTEFAGCVLIAAATQINPAEATPFRLFLAKASAYMMPQVGIVAIEPKWISRYPEEVEDYANDPLNYHGKVKARISVQVLKGIDNVFKSIDSIEWPVLILHGDKDHLVLLEGSKVMHERIKSKDKTLKIYPEHFHALHREIPEDAEKVRKDILNWIEERIDRKPEVAGEEETNEVTTEKKESEKEKKVEETKEENEKAELKEEMKEIKEDESVKDEELENENKE; encoded by the exons ATGACAGATGTTAAGACAAAGAGCGCCCTCAGTCCTCAAGGGAAACCTTACGACGAACTGTCGCACTTCATCAATGCTGATGGCAATCATATATTTACGAAGTGTTGGGAACCATCAGCAGATGTTGAGACAAG AGCATTGGTTTTGATTGCGCATGGAATTTCAGAACATTGTGGACGGTACGACCCGTTAGCAGAGGTTCTTGTTGCTAAAGGAATTCGTACATTTGCTCATGATCATC TTGGCCATGGTCAGAGTGAAGGCGCGAGGATTGACGTGACTGATTTTAACATCTTCGTTAGGGATGTCCTTCAACATGCCGGTATGATTAAGGAAAAACATTCTGGACTTCCGTTATTCCTGATTGGACATTCTATG GGTGGTACCATAGCAATTCTTAGTATGAATAAAAAGCCAACTGAATTCGCCGGATGTGTTTTAATCGCTGCAGCTACTCAAATCAACCCAGCAGAAGCCACACCATTTAGG CTTTTCTTGGCCAAAGCTTCTGCCTACATGATGCCTCAAGTTGGTATTGTAGCCATTGAACCAAAGTGGATAAGCCGCTACCCTGAAGAA GTTGAAGACTATGCTAATGATCCACTAAACTACCATGGAAAGGTCAAGGCGCGTATTAGTGTACAAGTTTTGAAGGGAATTGATAACGTTTTCAAAAGCATTGACAGTATAGAATGGCCTGTCTTGATATTGCATGGCGATAAAGACCATTTGGTTCTTCTTGAAGGGTCAAAGGTGATGCACGAGAGGATTAAGTCTAAAGATAAGACTTTAAAG ATTTACCCCGAACACTTCCATGCACTTCATCGGGAAATACCAGAAGACGCTGAAAAGGTCAGAAAAGATATTCTAAATTGGATCGAAGAACGGATTGACAGAAAACCGGAAGTTGCGGGAGAAGAAGAAACAAATGAAGTAACAACTGAGAAAAAAGAaagtgaaaaagaaaaaaaggtgGAAGAAACAAAAGAAGAAAACGAAAAGGCAGAATTGAAGGaagaaatgaaagaaataaaggaGGATGAATCCGTAAAAGATGAAGAActagaaaatgaaaacaaaGAATGA
- the LOC140059515 gene encoding crustacean calcium-binding protein 23-like, producing MAADQQNPVQLIRSRLVEAGGRKGLMHAFRQMDRNKDFELSKKEFKTGLEKIGITATVGEEAVERAFKLFDHDDSGKIDYSEFVDSLTLPLMSADRRKKVREVFARLDKDGSEFCTEEDMRNQMNKDEMEKFFKDYDKQGEEDGKISLQEFAAYYCKIGDSMTDEEFMDKIKLDWPE from the exons ATGGCAGCCGATCAACAGAACCCAGTGCAGCTTATCAGGTCGAGGCTCGTTGAAGCTGGTGGACGCAAGGGACTAATGCA TGCTTTTCGCCAGATGGACCGCAACAAAGACTTTGAACTCTCTAAAAAAGAGTTTAAAACTGGCCTAGAAAAAATCGGTATAACGGCAACAGTCGGAGAGGAAGCAGTCGAACGAGCATTTAAACTGTTCGACCATGATGACTCGGGGAAGATCGACTACTCGGAATTTGTCGACAGTTTGAcg CTACCTTTAATGTCTGCTGATAGGAGAAAGAAAGTGAGAGAAGTTTTTGCTCGTCTAGATAAAGACGGTAGTGAGTTCTGTACAGAAGAAGACATGAGGAATCAAATGAACAAAGATGAAATGGAGAAGTTTTTCAAAGACTACGACAAACAAGGAGAAGAAGACGGAAAG ATATCTTTACAAGAATTTGCCGCGTATTATTGTAAGATTGGCGATAGTATGACCGATGAAGAATTCATGGACAAGATCAAACTTGATTGGCCAGAATGA
- the LOC140059124 gene encoding uncharacterized protein: MNFILKNTCYKGGYRVTACLVITILFRPIECQQTTKSFDSQAPENDRSETKSYPAFELNEAKVQRYGEGRSQLARLQTESENPRYGHCWTSAIKEVQVGCKHLTDDEQSRLALIFTNCHLQKAQIQPYECDENQPISDCLALMRNDIIAFNAYTEFFTHTQNICFFLQNQIWHERTENTVSRLAVSSENVADQLETTSELQDKMMQRQSQSLSNQEAIMKNEEYLRTILHQSSEDLQRVFDDMKISTKEQKQLFEETFQRVSNVQKVILGEFTSFHSLLFYVLAAAVAYMLTSTSRSSGARLWIFILLVINGVIERLIFYYSTNLEQDMLYHRMWMSRKIFCTLAALVWMGFIYWYKDYNKLNNKLLLKIEQETTELRKEFQRIRKFSYVKH, from the exons atgaattttatattaaaaaatacgtGTTACAAGGGTGGTTATCGAGTTACAGCGTGTTTAGTAATTACTATACTTTTTCGACCAATTGAATGCCAACAAACGACGAAAAGTTTTGATTCACAAGCCCCAGAAAATGATAGAAGCGAAACGAAAAGTTACCCGGCCTTTGAATTGAATGAAGCCAAAGTGCAGCGGTACGGAGAGGGTCGAAGCCAATTGGCAAGGCTGCAAACAGAGAGCGAGAACCCGCGGTATGGACATTGCTGGACATCTGCCATTAAAGAGGTTCAAGTGG gttGTAAGCATTTAACGGATGATGAACAAAGTCGGCTTGCATTAATTTTTACAAACTGTCACCTCCAAAAAGCTCAGATTCAGCCTTACGAATGCGACGAAAATCAACCAATTTCCGATTGTCTAGCATTGATGAGGAACGATATCATCGCATTCAACGCCTACACAGAGTTTTTCACCCATACACAGAACATCTGCTTTTTCCTACAGAACCAAATATGGCATGAGAGAACCGAAAATACTGTATCACGCTTGGCAGTTAGTTCTGAGAATGTTGCGGATCAATTGGAAACCACTAGCGAATTGCAAGACAAAATGATGCAACGACAGAGCCAGTCATTATCCAATCAGGAAGCGataatgaaaaatgaagaatatTTACGAACAATTTTACATCAATCTAGCGAAGACCTTCAAAGGGTTTTCGATGACATGAAAATAAGCACGAAAGAACAGAAACAATTGTTTGAAGAAACATTTCAGCGTGTTTCGAATGTACAGAAGGTCATTCTGGGGGAGTTCACCTCGTTTCATAGCCTTTTGTTCTATGTCTTGGCTGCAGCGGTTGCTTATATGTTGACCTCTACATCAAGGTCAAGTGGAGCTCGATTATGGATCTTTATACTACTCGTTATAAATGGAGTTATAGAAAGattgattttttattattctaCAAATCTGGAACAG GATATGTTATACCACAGGATGTGGATGTCTAGAaagatattttgtacattagCGGCATTAGTCTGGATGGGATTCATTTATTGGTATAAAGACtataacaaattaaacaataaactttTGTTAAAGATAGAACAAGAAACAACAGAGTTACGCAAAGAATTCCAGCGTATCCGTAAGTTTAGCTACGTTAAACACTGA